A single genomic interval of Pomacea canaliculata isolate SZHN2017 linkage group LG5, ASM307304v1, whole genome shotgun sequence harbors:
- the LOC112564566 gene encoding 5-hydroxytryptamine receptor-like, which produces MRNTTDSTVGWMVGDLTTTWPTPASALYISIPNVSHNSSYETDSTEVGSLAARYDSHIPRFPLTTLVSICVVLGAMIVATVLGNVFVITAIVVERSLQGVSNYLILSLAVTDLLVAVLVMPLSLLNEVSVNWYLGRALCDMWVSMDVLCCTASILHLVAIAFDRFWAVSNIDYVRRRCARQILLMIALVWFVSIAISIPPLFGWRGEMDNPELSGQCMISQDHGYTIFSTVGAFYCPLVLMLVLNFKIYRAARYRIRRKGFVAVGGGPGGGGGGDGGGGGGGGGAGRNSRRHHRGKVQVPMVYVEEITAQRTQRNSSGSDVSQDGYSLFNASCAHNEISRMDTGMDSGQDWNQSGYPGDSTTDGSGSNPENSYYPVPTEEEVACPDPPLPNSFSSNHLRVDTIIVPSRSLLECRPPTVNNHLSLECRPFLGDGRPCSDGGFGGDHREVSAQDVSLSVGFGERDCNNSSQDVGSVLLDVTNGSRRESCGSFANNGSANTMAGHDQDQGCVYNHEIPMTALDLPCIAIRKNSLDEELVGLKPRCVVLNSKGGGGGGSGNQLTVPRGSGMPPTLGTQPNKSRANNNTKRAHNREKERHRREKLEMRRERKAARVLGIITGAFVVCWLPFFILALLSPFCTSACSIPLEVYSLFLWLGYVNSLLNPIIYTIFNPSFRCAFRKIFFRRLRSIGR; this is translated from the exons ATGCGCAACACCACAGACAGCACTGTGGGCTGGATGGTGGGCGACCTCACCACGACCTGGCCGACCCCTGCGAGCGCCCTCTACATCAGCAT TCCAAATGTCTCTCACAATTCTTCCTACGAGACAGACAGCACGGAGGTGGGTAGTCTGGCGGCCCGGTACGACTCGCATATTCCCCGCTTTCCCCTGACTACCCTGGTGTCCATCTGCGTGGTGCTGGGCGCCATGATCGTGGCCACGGTGCTGGGCAACGTCTTCGTCATCACCGCCATCGTGGTGGAGCGCAGCCTGCAGGGTGTGTCCAACTACCTCATCCTGTCGCTGGCCGTCACTGACCTCCTCGTCGCTGTCCTCGTCATGCCACTCAGCCTCCTCAACGAG gtgTCCGTGAACTGGTACCTGGGCCGCGCCCTGTGCGACATGTGGGTGTCGATGGACGTGCTGTGCTGCACGGCGTCTATCCTCCACCTGGTGGCCATCGCGTTTGACCGCTTCTGGGCCGTGTCCAACATTGACTACGTGAGACGACGCTGCGCGCGCCAGATCCTGCTGATGATCGCCCTCGTCTGGTTCGTCTCCATCGCGATCTCCATCCCGCCTCTGTTCGGGTGGCGGGGCGAAATGGACAATCCCGAGCTCTCGGGTCAGTGCATGATCAGCCAGGACCACGGCTACACCATCTTCTCCACGGTGGGCGCCTTCTACTGTCCGCTGGTCCTCATGCTGGTGCTCAACTTCAAGATCTACCGGGCGGCCCGTTACCGCATCCGCCGGAAAGGCTTCGTGGCCGTTGGTGGAGGACCTGGCGGTGGTGGGggcggtgatggtggtggaggcggcggtggtggtggtgcaggaAGAAACAGCCGGCGACATCACAGAGGAAAGGTTCAAGTGCCCATGGTGTACGTGGAGGAAATCACCGCGCAACGGACGCAGCGAAATTCctcaggaagtgacgtcagtcagGATGGTTACAGCCTCTTCAACGCCTCCTGTGCCCATAACGAGATCTCGCGCATGGACACTGGGATGGACAGCGGGCAGGACTGGAACCAAAGTGGGTACCCCGGGGACAGCACCACGGACGGCTCGGGATCCAATCCAGAAAACTCCTACTACCCGGTCCCCACGGAAGAGGAAGTGGCGTGCCCAGACCCTCCGCTTCCCAACTCTTTTTCCTCCAATCACTTAAGAGTCGACACGATCATCGTTCCTTCGCGGTCGTTGTTGGAGTGTCGGCCGCCGACGGTGAACAACCACTTGTCGCTGGAGTGTCGGCCATTTCTGGGGGACGGACGGCCATGTTCCGACGGAGGGTTCGGTGGCGACCATCGCGAGGTGTCAGCACAGGACGTCTCGCTCTCGGTTGGATTCGGAGAGCGCGActgcaacaacagcagccaGGACGTGGGGTCGGTACTGCTGGACGTGACCAACGGCAGCAGACGTGAAAGCTGTGGGAGTTTCGCCAACAACGGCAGTGCCAACACAATGGCGGGCCACGACCAAGATCAAGGGTGCGTGTACAACCACGAGATCCCCATGACCGCCCTCGACCTCCCGTGCATCGCGATCCGCAAGAACAGCCTGGACGAGGAGCTGGTGGGCCTCAAGCCCAGGTGCGTCGTTCTCAATAGCAAAGGTGGCGGCGGGGGCGGCAGCGGCAACCAGCTGACAGTGCCGCGCGGCAGTGGCATGCCCCCAACGCTGGGCACGCAACCGAACAAGTCTCGcgccaacaacaacaccaagcGCGCGCACAACCGCGAGAAGGAGCGACATCGCCGCGAGAAGCTGGAGATGCGGCGCGAGAGGAAAGCGGCCCGCGTGCTGGGCATCATCACTGGGGCCTTCGTCGTCTGCTGGCTGCCCTTCTTCATCCTGGCACTGCTGTCGCCATTCTGCACGAGCGCCTGTTCCATTCCGCTTGAGGTGTACAGCCTCTTCCTGTGGCTCGGCTACGTCAACAGCCTCCTCAACCCCATCATCTACACGATCTTCAACCCCAGCTTCCGGTGTGCTTTCAGAAAGATCTTTTTCAGGCGGCTACGCTCTATAGGCAGATGA